One segment of Clostridium ljungdahlii DSM 13528 DNA contains the following:
- a CDS encoding corrinoid protein encodes MALSKEELLKRLSDGVFEMEEEDTIEAAKEYVEAGYDILDGIMEGLVDGMNHASKLYEEEEYFVTDLLLCSDAMYEGLAILRPHLPADEVDREKPKGVIGVVEGDTHDIGKNLVKIMLETAGFDMIDLGRDVPLQSFVDKAKEVNASFVCMSTLMTTTMNGMKTVIELLKEAGIRENLKVVIGGGPISKKFSDLIGADGYSANATEAVKLVKGLLNIA; translated from the coding sequence ATGGCATTATCAAAAGAAGAATTATTAAAAAGATTATCTGATGGTGTATTTGAAATGGAAGAGGAAGATACAATTGAAGCAGCTAAGGAATATGTAGAAGCAGGATATGATATACTTGATGGTATTATGGAAGGTCTTGTAGATGGTATGAATCATGCAAGTAAATTGTATGAGGAAGAAGAATATTTTGTTACGGATTTATTATTATGTTCAGATGCAATGTATGAAGGTTTAGCAATTTTAAGACCTCACCTTCCAGCAGATGAAGTGGATAGAGAAAAACCAAAGGGAGTAATTGGAGTTGTAGAAGGAGATACTCACGATATAGGAAAAAATTTAGTAAAAATCATGTTAGAAACAGCTGGATTTGATATGATTGACTTGGGTAGAGATGTTCCACTTCAGAGTTTTGTAGATAAAGCTAAGGAAGTTAATGCTTCATTTGTTTGTATGTCAACCTTGATGACAACAACAATGAATGGAATGAAAACTGTTATAGAGTTATTAAAGGAAGCTGGAATAAGAGAAAATCTTAAAGTTGTTATAGGAGGAGGTCCTATTTCAAAGAAGTTTTCTGATTTGATTGGAGCAGATGGGTATTCTGCTAATGCAACTGAGGCTGTTAAATTAGTAAAAGGATTACTTAATATAGCATAG
- a CDS encoding methylcobamide:CoM methyltransferase MtbA, with translation MLSPKERLDKVFSGEKVDRPPCICPGGMMNMVTTELIEEVGIKFPEAHMSAQMMAGLSEAVYERGCFENYGVPFCMTIEAENFGAKVDMGTKIYEPHVVEYSIDSVKEWKKISQINCTEGRAKVVIDAIKLLKSKRNDVPIIGNLTGPISTTSSIMEPSTFYKELKKSNKEAHEFLNFVTDELIKFAKKQMEAGADIIAISDPSGTGEILGPKLFEEFAVKYINKIIESVKKENKGTIVHICGQMKKVYLEVNKVKSNALSFDSIVNMSDARKNLKDRVLMGNVSTYAIEFGEAKKIAELTEKCVKDGSNIISPACGLGMKSPLKNVKAMLKYLSKEDGDSND, from the coding sequence GTGTTGTCACCAAAAGAGCGCTTAGACAAAGTTTTTAGTGGAGAAAAGGTTGATAGACCACCATGTATTTGTCCTGGAGGCATGATGAATATGGTCACAACAGAGTTAATAGAAGAAGTAGGAATAAAGTTTCCTGAAGCACATATGAGTGCACAAATGATGGCTGGTTTATCAGAAGCAGTGTATGAAAGAGGCTGCTTTGAGAATTATGGAGTTCCATTTTGTATGACCATTGAGGCGGAAAATTTTGGAGCAAAGGTTGATATGGGAACAAAGATTTATGAGCCTCATGTTGTAGAATATTCAATTGATTCTGTTAAGGAATGGAAGAAGATTTCTCAAATTAACTGTACAGAAGGAAGAGCAAAGGTAGTTATTGATGCAATTAAGTTGTTGAAATCAAAGAGAAATGATGTTCCTATTATAGGTAATTTAACGGGACCTATTAGTACAACAAGTTCTATAATGGAACCTTCTACCTTTTATAAAGAATTAAAAAAAAGCAATAAGGAAGCACATGAATTTCTTAATTTTGTTACAGATGAATTAATTAAATTTGCAAAAAAACAAATGGAAGCAGGTGCTGATATAATAGCTATTTCTGATCCTAGTGGTACAGGAGAAATTTTAGGACCAAAATTATTTGAAGAATTTGCTGTTAAATATATTAATAAAATTATTGAAAGTGTAAAAAAAGAGAATAAAGGTACAATTGTGCATATATGTGGACAAATGAAGAAGGTATATTTAGAAGTAAATAAGGTAAAAAGTAATGCTCTAAGTTTTGATTCTATAGTTAACATGAGTGATGCAAGAAAAAATTTAAAAGACAGGGTGTTAATGGGGAATGTAAGTACTTATGCAATTGAATTTGGGGAAGCAAAGAAAATTGCAGAACTAACTGAAAAGTGCGTAAAAGATGGATCTAATATTATATCTCCAGCTTGCGGACTTGGAATGAAATCTCCTTTAAAAAATGTAAAGGCAATGTTAAAATATTTATCAAAGGAAGATGGAGATAGTAATGACTAA
- a CDS encoding ASKHA domain-containing protein — protein MTKISIKSQNKSFEYTPDKNLLQILLENDVFVDNPCNGKGFCGKCKIKLLEGNLPDIGETEEKLLKKEEIDSGIRLSCFVVPQEDIVIEILQKEGKHDILTTGYTPDFEFNPLIHKEVFEIEKPTLENQGSFEELICKTFDVEKFDWRLLQQHEFITGEVTGVFNGRELIAIECGDTTDILYGVAVDIGTTTVVTALIDMKTGKELAAASMINAQKNFGLDVLTRITYEVEHPEDGKEKLQYAIVNSINEMIGDICNKSKVDRKNIYEISIAANCTMMHLLLGIDATSIGMSPYSPIFTKSKNILAKDIGLKAAPGARLYCLPSVSAYIGADIVAGAYVCQLHKAKENVLFIDIGTNGEIVLSNHGKLLSCSCAAGPALEGMNISSGMRAAEGAIEDVKITESGVEVQVIGDQKPIGICGSGILAVVKELLRTELVKKDGAFIKKEKLEESDYRYDMIQLDGRKRQFILESSPDQILITQGDIRQVQLAKGAILSGFYALLRKANIDMDNLDKVIVAGQFGAHLSADSLVGIGILPEKVEDKLVYVGNSSKTGAYMALMSANVKEEIEQLAHQIDYMELGASEGYEKLFAACLIFPG, from the coding sequence ATGACTAAGATTTCTATTAAGTCACAGAATAAAAGCTTTGAATATACACCTGATAAAAATTTGTTGCAAATTTTACTTGAAAATGATGTTTTTGTGGATAATCCATGTAATGGAAAAGGGTTCTGTGGAAAATGCAAAATCAAACTTTTAGAAGGAAATTTACCTGATATCGGAGAAACAGAAGAGAAACTTTTAAAAAAGGAAGAAATTGATTCAGGTATAAGACTTTCTTGCTTTGTAGTACCGCAAGAAGATATCGTAATTGAAATTTTACAAAAAGAAGGAAAACATGACATACTTACAACAGGTTATACGCCTGATTTTGAGTTTAATCCTTTAATTCATAAAGAGGTTTTTGAAATAGAAAAACCTACATTAGAAAATCAAGGTTCCTTTGAAGAACTTATATGTAAAACCTTTGATGTTGAAAAATTTGATTGGAGATTACTTCAGCAGCATGAATTTATAACTGGAGAAGTTACAGGAGTTTTTAATGGAAGAGAATTAATTGCAATTGAGTGCGGCGATACTACAGATATTCTCTATGGAGTTGCAGTTGATATTGGAACTACAACTGTTGTAACAGCATTAATTGACATGAAGACAGGTAAAGAATTAGCTGCAGCTTCAATGATTAATGCTCAAAAGAACTTTGGATTGGATGTTTTAACTAGAATAACCTATGAAGTGGAGCATCCTGAAGATGGAAAAGAAAAACTGCAATATGCAATTGTAAATTCTATTAATGAGATGATTGGAGATATATGCAATAAATCAAAAGTAGATAGAAAAAACATTTATGAGATTTCTATTGCAGCAAACTGTACAATGATGCATCTTCTGCTAGGAATTGATGCTACATCTATTGGAATGTCTCCGTATTCACCAATATTTACAAAATCAAAAAATATATTGGCAAAAGACATTGGGTTAAAGGCAGCACCAGGTGCTAGATTATACTGCCTTCCATCAGTTTCAGCTTATATAGGTGCAGATATTGTGGCGGGGGCATATGTTTGTCAGCTTCATAAAGCTAAGGAAAATGTCCTATTTATAGATATTGGAACTAATGGAGAAATTGTTTTATCCAATCATGGAAAGCTGTTATCATGTTCTTGTGCAGCAGGTCCAGCTTTAGAAGGAATGAATATTAGTTCTGGCATGAGAGCAGCAGAAGGTGCAATTGAGGATGTAAAAATTACTGAAAGTGGAGTTGAAGTTCAGGTTATTGGGGATCAAAAGCCAATAGGAATATGTGGAAGTGGTATATTAGCTGTTGTAAAAGAGCTGCTTCGTACAGAGCTTGTAAAAAAGGATGGAGCATTTATAAAGAAAGAAAAGTTAGAGGAATCAGATTATCGATATGATATGATTCAATTGGATGGCAGAAAACGACAGTTTATTTTAGAAAGCAGTCCAGATCAAATACTAATTACACAAGGAGATATTCGTCAAGTGCAATTAGCAAAAGGCGCTATTCTTTCAGGTTTTTATGCTTTATTAAGAAAGGCTAACATTGATATGGATAATCTTGATAAAGTTATTGTAGCAGGACAATTTGGAGCTCACTTATCAGCTGACAGTTTGGTAGGAATAGGAATTTTACCAGAAAAGGTTGAAGATAAGCTAGTATATGTAGGAAATTCATCTAAAACAGGTGCATATATGGCTCTTATGTCTGCTAATGTAAAAGAAGAAATTGAACAATTAGCTCATCAAATAGATTATATGGAATTAGGTGCATCCGAAGGTTATGAAAAACTTTTTGCTGCATGCCTTATATTCCCTGGTTAG
- a CDS encoding 3'-5' exonuclease has translation MNMIFFDTETTGLRPGNICQLSYILVDTSAKPTKTIGKNIFFAVDYIEPSAEKVHGFTVETLYKLSSGMNFKDHLDEFLNDFQNADILIGHNVNFDIKFLSSEFKNCNEILNIKHTFCTMNYYKNICNLKNRYNKCKAPRLEEVVRFLHIENPYINAVSKKYFNGTGNFHDARFDTTATYLLVTEGIKKGYIPKRYFSHIIQ, from the coding sequence ATGAACATGATATTTTTTGACACAGAAACAACTGGTTTAAGGCCAGGAAACATATGCCAACTAAGCTACATTCTTGTTGACACCAGTGCAAAGCCAACCAAAACCATAGGTAAAAATATTTTCTTTGCTGTTGATTATATAGAGCCTAGTGCAGAAAAAGTACACGGTTTTACTGTGGAAACCTTGTACAAGCTAAGCAGCGGTATGAACTTTAAAGATCATTTAGATGAATTTTTAAATGACTTTCAAAATGCAGATATTTTAATAGGCCATAATGTAAACTTTGATATTAAATTTCTATCTTCTGAATTTAAAAATTGCAATGAAATATTAAACATCAAACATACCTTTTGCACTATGAATTACTATAAAAATATATGTAACCTTAAAAACAGATACAATAAATGCAAGGCTCCACGACTTGAAGAGGTTGTAAGATTTCTTCATATAGAAAATCCATACATAAATGCTGTAAGTAAAAAATACTTTAATGGTACTGGAAATTTTCATGATGCCAGGTTTGATACTACAGCCACCTACTTGCTTGTAACAGAAGGAATTAAAAAAGGATATATCCCTAAAAGATATTTTTCTCATATAATACAATAA
- a CDS encoding YitT family protein — MRKKHNRRASIAIRILLMLVGACLDAVGLKFFLIPNDVIDGGISGISIMVSHFTSIPLGVFILLFNIPFIIIGYKNIGKDFTIATFFSVISLSVMTSVFNPKIGVTNDPLLAAIFGGIILGIGVGLMIRSGGSSDGTEIVAIFLDKKSGFSVGEIVMCFNVFILGSAGFAFGWDRAMYSLVAYFIASKAIDVTSQGIDESRSVMIISDEHEEIKDRILKESGRGITLIKGEGGYSNLPTNVIFVIVSRLEISRLKSIVNDIDDDALIVMQSVEVSGKNFQK; from the coding sequence ATGAGAAAAAAACATAATAGAAGAGCTTCTATTGCAATAAGAATATTGTTAATGTTAGTGGGAGCGTGCTTGGATGCAGTAGGATTGAAGTTCTTTTTGATACCAAATGATGTTATTGATGGAGGAATAAGTGGTATATCCATTATGGTAAGTCACTTTACATCAATACCTCTTGGAGTATTTATACTATTATTTAATATTCCTTTTATCATTATAGGATACAAAAATATTGGCAAAGATTTTACAATTGCCACATTTTTTTCAGTAATTTCACTTTCAGTTATGACATCAGTATTTAATCCTAAAATAGGGGTAACAAATGACCCACTTCTTGCAGCTATATTTGGGGGTATAATACTTGGAATAGGTGTAGGACTTATGATAAGAAGTGGAGGGTCATCGGATGGAACGGAAATTGTAGCTATATTTTTAGATAAAAAAAGTGGTTTTTCTGTTGGTGAAATAGTAATGTGTTTTAATGTATTTATACTTGGGAGTGCAGGTTTTGCATTTGGATGGGACAGAGCAATGTACTCATTAGTAGCTTATTTTATAGCATCTAAAGCTATAGATGTAACTTCTCAAGGAATTGATGAGTCAAGGTCAGTTATGATAATTTCAGACGAACATGAGGAAATAAAAGATAGGATTTTAAAAGAGTCAGGACGAGGAATAACTCTTATAAAAGGAGAAGGGGGCTATTCTAATCTCCCTACTAATGTGATTTTTGTAATAGTGTCACGACTTGAGATATCACGCTTGAAGTCCATAGTAAATGACATAGATGATGATGCCCTTATAGTAATGCAAAGTGTGGAGGTTTCAGGAAAGAATTTTCAAAAATAA
- a CDS encoding helix-turn-helix domain-containing protein yields the protein MGRKEKVTVDRKIAAVKDYLIGKKSCMQICFELEITKGSFRQWVRKYQLNGELGLQCYKKNTYYPESLKLQAVSDYERGAGSLNNLCNKYNISSHGILQRWIKKYNDHNRVKSHNSKGDSTMIIGRKTNYEERIEIVSFCIKNNDNYQLASEKFNVSYQQVYAWTSKYKEGGVEALVDRRGKRKSLEQLTETEKLAAQIKLLEAENKRLEIENSFLKKLDEVERRRDGKTNT from the coding sequence ATGGGTAGAAAAGAAAAAGTTACAGTTGATAGGAAGATAGCAGCTGTTAAGGATTACCTCATAGGTAAAAAAAGTTGCATGCAAATTTGTTTTGAATTAGAAATTACTAAAGGTTCATTTAGACAATGGGTTAGAAAATATCAATTAAATGGAGAACTAGGGCTGCAATGTTATAAGAAAAATACCTATTATCCTGAATCCCTTAAATTGCAGGCTGTCTCTGATTATGAAAGAGGAGCAGGATCGTTAAATAATTTATGCAACAAATACAATATTTCTAGTCATGGTATTCTCCAACGATGGATAAAAAAGTATAATGATCATAATAGAGTTAAGTCTCATAACTCAAAAGGAGATAGTACTATGATCATTGGAAGAAAAACAAACTATGAAGAAAGAATTGAAATAGTATCATTCTGCATTAAAAATAACGATAATTATCAACTAGCATCAGAGAAATTTAATGTTTCGTATCAGCAAGTTTATGCTTGGACATCTAAGTATAAAGAAGGTGGTGTAGAAGCCCTTGTTGATCGACGTGGAAAAAGAAAAAGTCTGGAGCAACTAACAGAAACTGAAAAACTTGCTGCTCAAATTAAATTGCTTGAGGCTGAAAACAAACGATTAGAAATAGAAAATAGCTTCTTAAAAAAATTAGACGAGGTGGAAAGGAGGCGAGATGGGAAGACAAATACATAG
- a CDS encoding IS3 family transposase, which yields MREYSEENKISISQLCEIVGVARCSYYKWLKRIESMSDKENATIIKIMIEIYSEVQGIYGYRRMNLNINRILKKKYNHKRIYRLMKSINMKSVIRRKKKNYVPSTPQVTAENILDREFHADKPNKKWLTDVTEFKLTDGTKAYLSAILDLHDNSIVSYVLGHSNNNHLVFQTLDKAIEANPNASPLFHSDRGFQYTSKSFKKKLDNIGAVQSMSRVSKCIDNGPMEGFWGIIKAEMYYLTKFHNFDELQYSIDKYINFYNTERLQEKLKGLTPIEYRNQTLVC from the coding sequence ATTAGAGAATATAGTGAAGAAAATAAAATTTCGATATCTCAACTATGTGAAATTGTAGGCGTAGCCCGTTGTTCATACTATAAATGGTTGAAGCGCATAGAAAGTATGTCAGATAAAGAAAATGCTACAATAATTAAAATTATGATTGAAATCTACTCTGAAGTTCAAGGTATATATGGGTATAGAAGAATGAATTTGAATATAAATAGGATACTTAAAAAGAAGTATAATCATAAGCGAATTTATAGATTAATGAAGTCTATTAACATGAAATCTGTAATTCGCAGGAAGAAAAAAAACTACGTTCCCAGCACTCCTCAAGTCACTGCCGAGAATATACTGGATAGAGAATTTCATGCTGATAAGCCAAATAAAAAATGGCTTACTGATGTAACCGAATTTAAGTTAACTGATGGAACAAAAGCTTACTTGAGTGCTATACTTGACCTGCACGATAATAGCATTGTTTCCTATGTTCTTGGACATTCAAATAATAACCATCTTGTTTTTCAAACACTTGATAAAGCTATTGAAGCTAACCCTAATGCTAGTCCACTCTTTCATAGTGATAGAGGCTTTCAATATACTAGTAAATCTTTTAAGAAAAAATTAGATAATATCGGGGCCGTTCAAAGCATGTCTCGTGTTAGTAAATGTATTGATAATGGTCCTATGGAAGGATTTTGGGGAATTATAAAAGCAGAGATGTACTATCTAACAAAGTTTCATAACTTTGATGAATTACAATACTCAATCGATAAGTATATAAATTTTTATAATACAGAAAGGCTACAAGAAAAACTTAAAGGTCTGACACCAATAGAATATCGGAATCAGACCCTAGTCTGTTAA
- a CDS encoding 4Fe-4S double cluster binding domain-containing protein produces the protein MLEYNIQKILNNFMIDYYGVADISKYENELVKYGGSLVKGYPRAISLGIVFPSTIVDHLNDDSNDIAKLEYENCYKTINARLDNIASIISSYIIRKGYSALPISAAERVNSDYINAAFSHKLAARLAGLGWIGKSCLLITPKHGPRVRWVSILTDLPLNPTGKEIEQKCGECMACVKICPQKAFYGKNYIEGEDREKRFDVKKCDSYFNEMEHNKQVPVCGMCVYICPYGRKNNK, from the coding sequence ATGTTGGAATATAATATACAAAAAATATTGAATAATTTTATGATAGATTATTATGGAGTTGCAGATATAAGTAAATATGAAAATGAACTTGTAAAATATGGGGGATCTCTTGTAAAAGGTTATCCAAGAGCTATTTCATTAGGTATTGTGTTTCCATCTACTATTGTAGATCATTTAAATGATGACTCCAACGATATTGCAAAATTAGAATATGAAAATTGTTATAAAACTATAAATGCTAGGTTAGATAATATAGCCTCTATAATAAGTTCTTATATAATAAGAAAGGGTTATAGTGCTTTGCCTATATCTGCAGCAGAAAGAGTAAATAGTGATTATATAAATGCAGCCTTTTCACATAAACTTGCAGCAAGATTAGCAGGACTTGGATGGATAGGCAAAAGCTGTTTACTGATTACCCCAAAACATGGTCCGAGAGTAAGATGGGTAAGTATATTAACTGATTTACCATTAAACCCTACAGGTAAAGAAATAGAACAAAAGTGCGGTGAATGTATGGCCTGCGTGAAAATATGTCCGCAGAAAGCATTCTATGGTAAAAATTATATAGAAGGTGAAGATCGTGAAAAAAGATTTGATGTAAAAAAATGTGACAGCTATTTTAATGAAATGGAGCATAACAAACAAGTACCTGTCTGCGGCATGTGTGTGTATATATGCCCTTATGGTAGGAAAAATAATAAATAA
- a CDS encoding cytosine permease — protein sequence MDNKETNEKVHKEYAALETVPQSERTISFLDMLTTWIGANANNGTWYVGGVVAGATFGGAVLVTLVSNPIAYIIMALIGFIGYKVGTSTMALTRPSFGVRGSFLPSVLNITQFIGWTAVNTFIAAISISFILKDIFGLPAYGSNGSEKTMLIGIAVMSILHLISIATGHKSVKMVEKIGVIFILILGVWETVVVLKQVPLSKIIAWRPPSGKVMDIGSAFDAMAAFSLGWVPAIADFTRYSKSKKASTVAPIIGANVGLFWFAFVGIIGAIGTAVTTGVYDPNNSDPSTIVSKLGLGVIALLVIILTSTTANAINLMGAGISVTNLNKKIKSQTALFGVTILAALLTIVPIYASSFLDSFEMFLDYIGMVFGPIFGIMITDYYLVRKKQYAVEQFDDEKGKYWYKSGFNLVTISVWIISVIIFLFMKNLPMFTKTIGAIYPIIIISAILYFISSKIFLKNK from the coding sequence ATGGATAACAAGGAAACAAATGAAAAAGTACATAAGGAATATGCTGCCCTTGAAACTGTACCACAGAGTGAAAGAACAATAAGTTTTTTGGACATGCTCACAACCTGGATTGGTGCCAATGCAAACAACGGAACCTGGTATGTTGGAGGAGTTGTAGCAGGGGCTACTTTTGGTGGAGCTGTGCTGGTAACTTTGGTTTCAAATCCTATTGCCTATATAATAATGGCTTTAATAGGGTTTATAGGCTACAAAGTTGGAACATCTACCATGGCACTTACAAGACCATCTTTTGGTGTTAGAGGAAGCTTTCTACCATCTGTCCTCAACATAACTCAATTTATTGGCTGGACAGCTGTAAATACTTTTATAGCTGCAATTTCTATAAGCTTTATATTAAAAGATATATTTGGGCTTCCTGCTTATGGCTCAAATGGAAGTGAAAAGACGATGCTTATAGGAATTGCTGTAATGAGCATACTTCATCTTATATCTATTGCTACAGGGCATAAGTCTGTAAAAATGGTAGAAAAAATAGGAGTTATATTTATATTAATTTTAGGAGTATGGGAAACGGTAGTTGTTTTAAAACAGGTTCCTTTAAGTAAAATTATAGCTTGGAGACCTCCTTCTGGAAAGGTTATGGACATTGGTTCTGCTTTTGATGCTATGGCTGCTTTTAGTTTAGGATGGGTTCCTGCTATTGCAGATTTTACAAGATATAGTAAGAGTAAAAAAGCATCTACAGTAGCTCCTATAATTGGAGCAAATGTTGGATTATTTTGGTTTGCTTTTGTAGGCATAATTGGAGCAATAGGTACAGCAGTTACAACAGGAGTATATGATCCTAACAATTCTGATCCAAGCACTATTGTAAGCAAGCTTGGCCTTGGAGTTATAGCACTTTTAGTTATTATATTGACGAGTACTACAGCAAATGCAATAAATCTTATGGGAGCAGGAATTTCTGTTACAAATTTAAATAAAAAAATAAAATCACAAACAGCTCTTTTTGGAGTAACGATACTTGCAGCTTTGTTAACTATTGTTCCAATTTATGCTTCTAGTTTTTTGGACTCCTTTGAAATGTTCCTTGATTATATAGGCATGGTATTTGGACCTATTTTTGGAATTATGATAACAGATTACTATTTGGTTAGAAAAAAACAGTATGCTGTAGAACAATTTGATGATGAAAAAGGTAAGTATTGGTATAAATCTGGATTTAACCTTGTTACCATTAGTGTGTGGATAATTTCTGTCATTATATTTTTATTTATGAAGAATTTACCTATGTTTACCAAAACCATAGGAGCCATTTATCCTATAATTATAATTTCGGCAATTTTGTATTTTATAAGTAGCAAAATATTTTTAAAGAACAAATAA
- the codA gene encoding cytosine deaminase yields the protein MLIKNVRLRNKDGIYDILIEDGVIKEISKNIAKEDKNIIEGNGNLALPPFVEPHVHLDTTLTAGEPKWNISGTLFEGIETWALRKKMLTEEDVIKRATTALKWQIANGIQYVRTHVDVTDPELTALKALIKVREAMKEFVDIQIVAFPQEGINSFPCGLKLLEEALKLGADVVGAIPHFEFTREYGVDSVKKALELAVKYDKLVDVHCDEIDDEQSRFVEVVAAEAYKYGIGEKVTASHTTAMHSYNNAYAYKLFRLLKMSNINFISNPIVNTHLQGRFDTYPKRRGITRVKEMIDADINVCFGHDDICDPWYPMGTGNMLQVLQMGIHVCQLMGYDQIVNSIDLITKNSAKTMHIEDDYGIKEGNTANLIILNGKDEYDVIRKQSEVLYSIRKGKILSKTEPKKTDIYVDGEERITFDINK from the coding sequence ATGTTAATAAAAAATGTAAGACTTAGAAATAAAGATGGAATATATGATATTTTAATTGAAGATGGAGTTATAAAGGAAATTTCTAAAAATATAGCAAAAGAAGACAAAAACATAATTGAGGGGAATGGAAATTTAGCACTTCCACCTTTTGTTGAACCCCATGTTCACCTTGATACTACTCTCACTGCAGGAGAGCCAAAATGGAATATAAGTGGAACTCTTTTTGAAGGAATAGAAACCTGGGCACTTAGAAAGAAAATGCTTACGGAAGAAGATGTTATAAAAAGAGCTACAACTGCGCTTAAATGGCAGATAGCAAATGGAATACAGTATGTAAGAACACATGTAGATGTTACAGATCCAGAGCTTACAGCATTAAAAGCTTTAATTAAAGTAAGAGAAGCAATGAAAGAATTTGTAGATATACAGATAGTCGCTTTTCCACAGGAGGGCATAAATTCTTTTCCCTGCGGATTAAAACTTTTGGAGGAAGCATTAAAGCTTGGTGCAGATGTAGTAGGGGCTATTCCACATTTTGAATTTACAAGAGAATATGGCGTGGATTCTGTAAAAAAAGCATTGGAGCTTGCAGTAAAATATGATAAACTGGTTGATGTCCACTGTGATGAAATTGATGATGAGCAGTCTAGATTTGTGGAAGTAGTTGCAGCAGAGGCATATAAGTACGGAATAGGAGAAAAGGTTACGGCAAGTCATACTACTGCTATGCATTCTTATAATAATGCATATGCTTATAAACTCTTTAGGCTTTTAAAGATGTCAAATATAAATTTCATATCTAATCCTATAGTAAACACCCACCTTCAAGGAAGATTTGATACTTATCCTAAGAGGAGGGGAATTACAAGAGTTAAAGAGATGATAGATGCAGACATTAATGTATGTTTTGGACACGATGATATATGTGATCCATGGTATCCAATGGGAACAGGTAATATGCTTCAGGTACTTCAAATGGGTATACACGTATGTCAACTCATGGGTTACGATCAGATTGTAAATTCTATTGATCTCATAACGAAAAATAGTGCAAAGACAATGCATATTGAAGATGATTATGGAATAAAAGAAGGAAATACTGCTAATCTCATTATACTCAATGGAAAAGATGAATATGATGTTATAAGAAAACAATCAGAGGTGCTGTATTCCATAAGAAAGGGAAAAATACTCTCAAAAACTGAACCTAAAAAGACAGATATTTATGTGGATGGGGAAGAGAGAATTACCTTTGATATAAATAAGTAG
- a CDS encoding immunity 22 family protein, with protein sequence MEYEGIVSIWLAKCEDIKDLQHYLQVNYSNFGDYLNSKFEKNFNVECFDEELKEINFIERDSDLFSDIMKDQSFSQNIISDYSKKFSDKLDRKYNSIILLYNFNYDGSIGEDQDNSVYVKFIGSFKYRT encoded by the coding sequence ATGGAGTATGAAGGAATAGTATCTATATGGCTGGCAAAATGTGAAGATATTAAAGATTTACAGCATTATCTTCAAGTGAATTATTCTAATTTTGGTGACTATTTAAATTCTAAGTTTGAAAAAAATTTTAACGTTGAGTGTTTTGATGAGGAACTAAAGGAAATAAACTTTATTGAAAGAGATTCGGATTTGTTTTCTGATATAATGAAAGATCAATCTTTTTCACAAAATATTATTTCAGATTATAGCAAAAAGTTTTCAGATAAACTGGATAGAAAGTATAACTCAATTATATTATTATATAATTTTAATTATGATGGTTCTATAGGAGAAGATCAGGACAACAGTGTATATGTAAAATTTATTGGAAGTTTTAAATATAGAACATAG
- a CDS encoding DUF1540 domain-containing protein, translating to MEVKCGVDCCHYWKNNCCNAKSLEVNPMQGKDPDTSDDTCCTTFKPSK from the coding sequence ATGGAAGTTAAATGTGGCGTTGATTGTTGTCACTATTGGAAAAATAACTGCTGTAATGCTAAGTCTTTGGAAGTTAACCCAATGCAAGGTAAAGACCCCGACACTAGTGATGATACTTGCTGTACAACATTCAAGCCGTCTAAGTGA
- a CDS encoding TOBE domain-containing protein: protein MIISARNQITGKTESVKEGAVNAIVTLKADDGNTITSTISMAAVKDLGLAPGVKAKAVIKATSVMMAV, encoded by the coding sequence ATGATTATTAGTGCAAGAAATCAAATAACAGGGAAAACTGAATCTGTTAAGGAAGGTGCAGTAAATGCAATTGTTACTTTAAAGGCCGATGACGGAAATACAATTACTTCTACTATTTCAATGGCTGCAGTTAAAGATCTTGGACTTGCACCTGGAGTCAAAGCAAAAGCTGTTATTAAAGCCACGTCTGTTATGATGGCTGTATAA